The sequence GCGAACATCATGGCGCGGGCGGCGTTGCCGTAGTCGGCGCCCTGGAGCATCCGCTTGACGAGGTCGGAGCCGGTGGCGATCTTGCCGCTGGCGCCGATCCGGACCCGGTCCCGCAGCCCGGCGCCGACCAGCGCGTTGTGCACGGTGATCAGACCCTCGGTGAGAGGGGTGCCGATGTGGTCGGCGAACTCCAGCGGCGCCGCGCCGGTGCCTCCTTCAGCGCCGTCGACGATGATGAAGTCCGGTGTGGTGCCCTCCTCGACCATCGCTTTGCAGACGGCCAGGAACTGGCCGCGCGAGCCGACGCAGAGCTTGAATCCGGCCGGTTTGCCACCGGACAGCTCGCGCATCCGGGCGACGAACCGGACCAGTTCGCGGGGGGTGCCGAACGCACGGTGGTAGGGCGGCGACACGACGGTCCGCCCCTGCGGGACGTCCCGCACCCGGGCGATCTCCGCGTTGACCTTGGCGCCGGGCAGCACGCCCCCGATGCCGGGCTTGGCTCCCTGGGAGAGCTTCAGCGACACGCACTTGACGTTGTCGAGACCGGCCTTGTCGGCGAACTCCCCGGGATCGAAGCCGCCGTCCTTGTCGCGGCAGCCGAAGTAGCCGGTGCCGATCTCCCAGACCAGGTCACCACCGTGCCGCAGGTGGTACTCCGACAGGCCGCCCTCACCCGTGTCGTGCGCGAACCCGCCTGCCGCCGCTCCCTTGTTGAGGGCCATGACCGCCTGGGCCGACAGAGATCCGAAGCTCATGGCGGACACGTTCAACAGCGCCATGTCGTACGGCTTGGTGCAGTCCGGGCCGCCGATGCGTACCCGGGGCGGCTCGTCGGGCACCGGGCGCGGGGCCATGGACGGGACGAGGAACTCGTGGCCGGTCGCGTAGACGTCCCGCTCGGTGCCGTACGGCTCCTCCGCGTCGGTGCCCTTGGCCCGCTCGTAGACGATGCTGCGGGTGTCACGGTCGAAGGGGCGCCCGTCGAAGTTCCGCTCGATGAAGTACTGCTGGAGCTCCGGACGGATCTTCTCCAGCAGGAAACGGGCGTGGCCGAGGACCGGGTAGTTGCGCAGGACCGAGTGGCGGCGCTGCAACAGGTCGTACAGGCCGAGCAGTCCCAGCGCGGCAAGAGGCACCGTGGCGGTCCACCACCACGGACTGGCCGCCACCGCGGCGACGGCCGCGGCAACGGCGGCGAGCAGGGTCAGGGCCACCGCAAGGGATCTCATCACCCCTGCCGCATTACCGCGCAGGCCCTCCCCATGCTGCCCGCCCGCGTCAAGTTCCGGTCATGCCCGATGACGCCCGGTCACGCCCGGGCTCGGGCGGCCCGGCCCCGCCGTGACCGCCTCCTGGCGCCCTTCACGGGCTGTGGCCGTACCGACCGGGTCCGTGAGGGACGTGTT comes from Streptomyces sp. NBC_00448 and encodes:
- a CDS encoding FMN-binding glutamate synthase family protein: MRSLAVALTLLAAVAAAVAAVAASPWWWTATVPLAALGLLGLYDLLQRRHSVLRNYPVLGHARFLLEKIRPELQQYFIERNFDGRPFDRDTRSIVYERAKGTDAEEPYGTERDVYATGHEFLVPSMAPRPVPDEPPRVRIGGPDCTKPYDMALLNVSAMSFGSLSAQAVMALNKGAAAGGFAHDTGEGGLSEYHLRHGGDLVWEIGTGYFGCRDKDGGFDPGEFADKAGLDNVKCVSLKLSQGAKPGIGGVLPGAKVNAEIARVRDVPQGRTVVSPPYHRAFGTPRELVRFVARMRELSGGKPAGFKLCVGSRGQFLAVCKAMVEEGTTPDFIIVDGAEGGTGAAPLEFADHIGTPLTEGLITVHNALVGAGLRDRVRIGASGKIATGSDLVKRMLQGADYGNAARAMMFAVGCIQAQRCHTNTCPVGVTTQDPRRARALDVGDKSARVQRLQSATVASALQIMASMGVGDASQLRPHMLRRRIDPYTVRSYEELYDWLSPGQLLAEPPASWAADWAAADPDHF